A window of the Dongshaea marina genome harbors these coding sequences:
- a CDS encoding MFS transporter: MRKLPMLGCALLSALMIAAMLYIPSLALWQMKILLILLGFFASGNVLAYAYGHDIRPPNSAGISLGFVNTWLIGGSAASQPAIGWVLDRIAPSHGPDQHSYLIALSMVTLCMGVATLAALCLKETHARDIHSEQECSVPS; encoded by the coding sequence TTGCGCAAGCTGCCGATGCTGGGGTGCGCTCTGCTTTCGGCGCTGATGATCGCCGCCATGCTCTATATTCCATCCCTGGCGCTATGGCAGATGAAGATTCTGCTGATCCTGTTGGGCTTTTTTGCCAGTGGTAATGTTCTGGCCTATGCCTATGGCCATGATATCCGTCCCCCCAATTCGGCGGGGATCTCTCTTGGGTTCGTGAATACCTGGCTTATTGGGGGGAGCGCCGCTTCTCAACCTGCGATCGGCTGGGTATTGGACAGGATTGCCCCCTCCCATGGACCCGATCAACATAGTTATCTGATCGCCCTGAGCATGGTGACCCTGTGCATGGGCGTTGCGACTCTGGCTGCTCTGTGCCTGAAGGAGACCCACGCCAGAGATATTCATAGTGAGCAAGAGTGTAGCGTCCCCAGCTAA
- a CDS encoding YciK family oxidoreductase — MHDYQIPPKLLANRYIGITGPTEGIGRQLAFSVREADGIPVLLGRSAAKLEALAQELSQAYGLEVIYELIDFSLATPEICQQLAERLMHRIPRLDGLLHNAGVLGELILLEDTSEQQWDLLMQVNLKSQFLLTQALLPLMRKANSASLIFTSSGVGQQGRALWGTYAISKFATEGMMQTWAEELASESIRVNCINPGATRTGMRASAKPDEDPQTLRTPLDIMPTYLYLLGLIVSG; from the coding sequence ATGCACGATTACCAGATCCCTCCCAAGCTGTTAGCCAATCGTTATATCGGGATCACCGGCCCCACCGAGGGGATCGGTCGCCAGCTGGCATTTTCTGTGCGTGAAGCAGATGGGATCCCGGTACTGCTGGGACGCTCTGCAGCTAAGCTTGAGGCATTGGCTCAAGAGCTTTCCCAAGCTTATGGGCTTGAGGTCATCTACGAGCTGATCGATTTCTCCCTGGCAACCCCCGAGATTTGTCAGCAGCTTGCTGAACGGCTGATGCATCGGATCCCCCGCCTGGATGGTTTGCTGCATAATGCGGGGGTTTTGGGGGAGCTTATCCTCCTGGAGGATACTTCGGAGCAGCAGTGGGATCTGCTGATGCAGGTAAATCTTAAATCTCAGTTTCTGCTGACCCAGGCTTTGTTACCCTTAATGAGAAAGGCTAATAGCGCTTCACTGATCTTTACCTCATCCGGGGTAGGACAGCAGGGCAGAGCCTTGTGGGGGACCTATGCCATCTCTAAGTTTGCGACCGAAGGGATGATGCAGACCTGGGCCGAGGAGCTTGCCAGTGAATCGATACGGGTGAACTGTATTAACCCGGGAGCGACCCGAACCGGGATGCGAGCCTCGGCAAAGCCTGATGAGGACCCGCAAACCCTGCGTACTCCGCTGGATATTATGCCAACATACCTTTATCTGCTGGGGCTGATAGTGTCGGGGTGA
- the gloA2 gene encoding SMU1112c/YaeR family gloxylase I-like metalloprotein: MQLKKIHHVAIIASDYQRSKAFYCDILGLEILAENYRAERDSYKLDLALSGDYQIELFSFPDPPRRINGPEAAGLRHLAFAVDDLDAATESLKQQGIEVEPIRVDEFTGKRFCFFRDPDQLPLELYEE; the protein is encoded by the coding sequence ATGCAGTTAAAAAAAATCCATCATGTGGCGATCATCGCCTCTGATTACCAACGCTCTAAGGCGTTTTATTGTGATATTCTGGGACTCGAGATCCTTGCTGAGAATTATCGAGCCGAGCGCGACTCATATAAACTGGATCTGGCTCTGTCCGGAGACTACCAGATTGAGCTGTTTTCATTTCCTGATCCGCCCAGACGGATCAATGGGCCTGAGGCTGCTGGACTGCGCCATCTTGCCTTCGCCGTCGATGATCTTGATGCCGCGACTGAGAGCCTGAAGCAGCAGGGAATAGAGGTTGAGCCGATCCGGGTTGATGAGTTTACCGGCAAGCGTTTTTGCTTTTTCCGGGATCCGGACCAGTTACCGCTTGAGCTTTACGAGGAATAG
- the ubiG gene encoding bifunctional 2-polyprenyl-6-hydroxyphenol methylase/3-demethylubiquinol 3-O-methyltransferase UbiG: MNIDPQEIEKFEAMAHSWWDEQGEFKALHQLNPVRLDWITEKCDGLFDKKILDVGCGGGLLSEGMARRGAKVTGIDMGREPLAIARLHALEQGVELDYRQMTAEECAEQHSGEFDVVTCMEMLEHVPDPASVIRACAKLVRPGGLLFFSTINRTLKARMMIILAAEYILKMVPKKTHDYRKFITPAELSVMAEAANLVVEDMAGTHYQPLFGIFKLHPNVDVNYMLACRKPD; the protein is encoded by the coding sequence ATGAATATCGATCCTCAAGAGATAGAGAAATTTGAGGCCATGGCCCACTCCTGGTGGGATGAGCAGGGTGAGTTTAAGGCGCTTCACCAACTGAACCCTGTGCGCCTGGACTGGATCACTGAAAAATGTGATGGCTTGTTTGATAAGAAGATCCTGGATGTCGGTTGTGGCGGTGGATTGCTCTCAGAGGGGATGGCGCGCCGGGGGGCGAAAGTCACGGGTATCGATATGGGTAGAGAGCCACTTGCGATCGCCCGGTTGCATGCCCTGGAGCAGGGGGTAGAGCTTGACTACCGGCAGATGACCGCCGAAGAGTGTGCCGAGCAACATTCCGGGGAGTTTGATGTGGTGACCTGCATGGAGATGCTGGAACATGTTCCCGATCCCGCCTCGGTGATTCGGGCCTGTGCCAAGCTGGTCCGCCCGGGAGGATTGCTGTTCTTCTCCACCATCAACCGCACCCTCAAGGCTCGGATGATGATCATCCTGGCCGCAGAGTACATCCTTAAGATGGTTCCCAAGAAGACCCACGACTACCGGAAGTTTATCACCCCGGCCGAACTGTCGGTGATGGCTGAAGCAGCAAACCTGGTGGTTGAAGATATGGCGGGAACTCACTACCAGCCGCTGTTTGGGATCTTCAAGCTGCACCCCAATGTGGATGTGAACTATATGCTGGCCTGTCGTAAACCCGACTAG
- a CDS encoding glutamate decarboxylase: MLSKSKHAKSLTHEERHLAPRGDWFLDFNCEVPRYEMPEDGMDSRAAYNIIKSEMFMDANPDLNLSSFVTTAMEPEAEKLIMENIHKNFIDHDMYPQSEEIHQRCVSILANLFHAPADCEPYGTATIGSSEAVMLAALAHKWNWRDRMKAQGKPTDKPNIVFGGDVQIVWKKFARYFDVEARIVPMEKDCYILTADKLDDYVDENTICVSAICGSTFTGEDDDIQGINDYLVRLEQEKGWNVPLHVDGASGGFIAPFVSPDYAWDFRLEKVQSINTSGHKYGMVYPGVGWVLFRDKSVFNEELIFYVNYLGGESPTATLNFSRGTSMILAQYYNFLRMGKAGYTCLMQTSMDNAQYLQQQLVESGLFKALNQGGVQKMPLVAIQLDEKVTRYNVFDVSNKLRERGWVVSAYTLPANAESIAMLRIVVRPHLNKDSCEILTRHILEACQYLEENGGSAKAPKLHDHHGAGHKC, translated from the coding sequence ATGTTAAGTAAATCCAAGCATGCGAAGAGTCTGACCCATGAAGAGCGCCACCTTGCGCCCCGTGGTGATTGGTTTCTCGATTTCAACTGCGAAGTTCCCCGATATGAAATGCCCGAGGATGGGATGGATTCTCGCGCGGCCTATAACATTATTAAGTCTGAGATGTTTATGGATGCTAACCCGGATCTCAACCTGTCGAGCTTTGTCACCACGGCGATGGAGCCGGAGGCGGAAAAGCTCATCATGGAGAATATCCATAAGAACTTCATCGATCATGATATGTATCCCCAGTCTGAGGAGATCCATCAGCGCTGTGTGAGCATTCTGGCCAACCTGTTTCATGCGCCCGCCGACTGTGAGCCCTATGGTACCGCGACGATCGGCTCATCCGAGGCGGTGATGTTGGCGGCCCTGGCCCATAAGTGGAACTGGCGGGATAGGATGAAGGCTCAGGGCAAGCCGACCGACAAGCCCAACATTGTATTCGGTGGGGATGTGCAGATTGTCTGGAAAAAATTTGCCCGCTATTTTGATGTGGAGGCACGCATCGTTCCGATGGAGAAGGACTGCTATATCCTGACCGCTGACAAGCTGGATGACTATGTGGATGAAAACACCATCTGTGTCTCGGCGATCTGTGGCAGCACCTTTACCGGTGAAGATGATGATATCCAGGGGATCAACGATTATCTGGTGCGTCTTGAACAGGAGAAGGGTTGGAATGTGCCCCTGCATGTAGATGGTGCCAGCGGCGGTTTCATTGCGCCTTTTGTCAGTCCGGACTATGCCTGGGATTTCAGGCTGGAGAAGGTCCAGAGTATCAACACCTCGGGCCATAAATATGGCATGGTTTATCCCGGGGTCGGTTGGGTACTGTTCCGTGATAAGTCGGTGTTTAACGAAGAGCTGATCTTTTATGTGAACTATCTGGGAGGAGAGAGCCCGACCGCGACATTGAACTTCTCGCGTGGTACCTCGATGATCCTGGCCCAGTATTATAATTTCCTGCGGATGGGCAAGGCGGGTTATACCTGCCTGATGCAGACCTCAATGGATAATGCGCAATATCTGCAGCAGCAGCTGGTGGAGTCGGGCCTGTTTAAGGCCCTCAACCAGGGTGGGGTGCAGAAGATGCCTCTGGTGGCGATCCAGCTGGATGAGAAGGTGACCCGCTACAATGTGTTTGATGTCTCCAACAAGCTCAGAGAGCGTGGCTGGGTAGTTTCTGCCTATACCCTGCCAGCCAATGCGGAATCGATCGCCATGCTGCGGATCGTGGTGCGCCCGCATCTGAATAAAGACTCCTGCGAGATCCTGACCCGGCACATCCTGGAAGCCTGTCAATATCTTGAAGAGAATGGCGGGAGTGCCAAGGCTCCCAAGCTTCATGATCATCATGGGGCAGGGCATAAGTGCTAA
- the gyrA gene encoding DNA gyrase subunit A, whose amino-acid sequence MSDQANEILPINIEEELKSSYLEYAMSVIVGRALPDVRDGLKPVHRRVLFAMNELSNDWNKPYKKSARVVGDVIGKYHPHGDTAVYDTIVRLAQDFSMRYTLVDGQGNFGSVDGDSAAAMRYTEVRMDKIAHELLADLDKETVDWVPNYDGTEQIPAVLPTRVPNLLVNGSSGIAVGMATNIPPHNLNEVIDGCLALIANEDLSCDELMEYIPGPDFPTGAIINGRSGILQAYRTGRGKIYIRARTEIEQMDSGRERIVVTELPYQVNKARLIEKIAELVKDKRLEGISALRDESDREGMRMVIELKRGEMADVVLNNLYAHTQMQVVFGINMVVLADGQPKILNLKEVLKAFIQHRREVVTRRSIFELRKARDRAHILEGLSIALANLDPVIEVIRKSPTPAAAKEALVGQGWELGQVAGMLEKAGDDAARPEWLEPEFGIRDGLYYLTEVQAQAILDLRLQKLTGLEHEKIIGEYQEILEQIAELMRILSDSVRLMEVICEELEAVKAGYGDERKTEITTSSAEINIEDLITPEDVVVTLSHQGYVKYQPLTDYEAQRRGGRGKSATRIKEEDFVERLLVANTHDTILCFSSRGRLYWLKVYQLPEATRAARGRPIVNLLPLEEGERITAILPVQAYDDDKYILMATASGTVKKTPLSAYSRPRSAGIIALNLNEGDELIGVDITTGEDDIMLFSDAGKVVRFNEKVRDSESGAVKLDDEGNEQLAIRPMGRTATGVRGIKLADGSKVVSLIVPRGEGEILTVTANGYGKRTALDEYPAKSRATQGVVSIKVTERNGLVVGAVQVVEKDEIMLITNGGTLVRTRVHEVSVIGRNTAGVRLIRTGDDEQVVGLQRIDEPSDEEDQELPADMAGEATEETPSQQQDSDSDEE is encoded by the coding sequence ATGAGCGATCAGGCTAATGAGATCCTGCCGATTAATATTGAGGAGGAGCTAAAGAGCTCCTATCTGGAATATGCGATGAGTGTCATCGTAGGCCGTGCACTACCGGATGTACGTGACGGCCTCAAACCGGTACACAGGCGTGTGCTGTTTGCGATGAATGAGCTCAGCAATGACTGGAACAAGCCATACAAGAAATCTGCACGTGTGGTCGGTGATGTCATCGGTAAATATCACCCCCATGGTGATACGGCGGTTTATGACACCATAGTCCGTTTGGCCCAGGACTTCTCGATGCGTTATACCCTGGTCGATGGCCAGGGGAACTTCGGTTCGGTCGATGGTGACTCTGCGGCAGCGATGCGTTACACCGAAGTACGCATGGATAAGATTGCTCATGAGCTGCTGGCCGATCTGGATAAAGAGACGGTTGATTGGGTTCCTAACTATGATGGAACCGAGCAGATCCCTGCGGTTCTTCCGACCCGAGTTCCGAATCTTCTGGTCAACGGTTCATCGGGGATTGCGGTGGGGATGGCGACTAACATCCCACCTCACAACCTCAACGAGGTGATCGATGGCTGTCTGGCGCTGATCGCCAATGAAGATCTCAGCTGTGATGAGCTGATGGAATACATTCCGGGTCCGGATTTCCCAACCGGAGCCATCATTAATGGTCGCAGTGGTATTTTGCAGGCCTATCGTACCGGGCGCGGCAAGATCTATATTCGGGCCCGCACTGAAATCGAGCAGATGGACAGCGGTCGTGAGCGGATCGTGGTTACCGAGCTGCCCTATCAGGTCAATAAGGCCCGCTTGATCGAGAAGATTGCCGAGCTGGTAAAAGATAAGCGCCTGGAGGGGATCAGTGCGCTGCGTGATGAGTCGGACCGTGAAGGGATGCGGATGGTCATCGAGCTCAAGCGCGGTGAGATGGCCGATGTAGTGCTGAATAACCTCTATGCCCACACCCAGATGCAGGTGGTGTTCGGGATCAACATGGTGGTTCTGGCCGATGGTCAGCCTAAGATCCTCAATCTCAAAGAGGTGCTCAAGGCGTTTATCCAGCACCGTCGTGAAGTGGTGACTCGCCGGAGTATTTTTGAGCTGCGTAAGGCTCGGGATCGAGCCCACATTTTGGAAGGTCTGTCGATCGCATTGGCGAACCTGGATCCTGTGATTGAAGTGATCCGCAAATCACCCACCCCTGCCGCCGCGAAAGAAGCACTGGTCGGCCAGGGCTGGGAGCTGGGACAGGTTGCCGGCATGCTGGAAAAGGCCGGAGATGATGCGGCGCGCCCCGAGTGGCTGGAACCTGAGTTCGGGATCCGGGACGGCCTCTACTATCTGACCGAGGTCCAGGCCCAGGCGATTTTGGATCTGCGCCTGCAGAAACTGACCGGTCTTGAGCATGAGAAGATTATCGGCGAATACCAGGAGATCCTGGAACAGATCGCAGAATTGATGCGGATCCTCAGCGACAGCGTACGCCTGATGGAAGTGATCTGTGAAGAGCTGGAAGCGGTCAAGGCCGGTTACGGCGATGAGCGTAAGACTGAGATCACCACCTCCAGCGCCGAGATCAATATCGAAGATCTGATCACCCCGGAAGATGTAGTGGTGACCCTGTCTCACCAGGGCTACGTGAAATATCAGCCGCTGACCGACTATGAGGCGCAGCGCCGTGGTGGACGCGGTAAGTCGGCGACCCGGATCAAGGAGGAGGATTTTGTTGAGCGCCTGCTGGTGGCCAATACCCATGACACCATCCTGTGCTTCTCGAGTCGCGGACGCCTCTACTGGCTCAAAGTCTACCAGCTGCCAGAGGCGACCCGTGCCGCCCGTGGCCGACCGATTGTGAACCTGTTGCCTCTGGAGGAGGGGGAGCGGATCACCGCAATTCTGCCGGTACAGGCATACGATGATGATAAATATATCCTGATGGCGACCGCATCCGGTACGGTGAAGAAGACACCGCTGTCGGCCTATAGCCGTCCGCGTTCTGCCGGGATCATTGCCTTGAACCTCAATGAGGGGGATGAGCTGATCGGGGTGGATATCACCACGGGTGAAGATGACATCATGCTGTTCTCTGATGCCGGTAAGGTGGTGCGCTTTAACGAAAAGGTTCGTGACAGCGAGAGCGGTGCGGTGAAGCTCGATGATGAGGGCAATGAGCAGTTGGCCATTCGTCCTATGGGCCGGACCGCAACCGGGGTGCGTGGGATCAAGCTTGCCGATGGCAGCAAGGTGGTTTCTCTGATCGTACCGCGTGGCGAGGGTGAGATCCTGACGGTGACCGCCAATGGCTACGGTAAGCGGACTGCCCTGGATGAGTACCCTGCCAAGAGCCGGGCAACCCAGGGGGTGGTCTCGATCAAGGTGACCGAGCGTAACGGCCTGGTGGTCGGAGCGGTTCAGGTGGTCGAAAAAGACGAGATCATGCTGATCACCAATGGTGGCACTTTGGTAAGAACCCGGGTTCACGAGGTGAGTGTCATTGGTCGTAACACCGCCGGAGTTCGTTTGATCCGTACCGGGGATGATGAGCAGGTGGTTGGTTTGCAGCGGATTGATGAGCCTTCGGATGAGGAGGATCAGGAGCTGCCAGCGGATATGGCCGGTGAAGCGACTGAGGAAACCCCTTCTCAGCAGCAAGACAGCGACAGTGATGAAGAGTAA
- a CDS encoding alpha-glucosidase: protein MNKSWWKEAIVYQIYPRSFNDANADGIGDLRGIIDKIDYIASLGINTIWLNPVYESPFDDMGYDIADYKNIASCFGSMADFDELLEKAHQRDIRILMDLVVNHCSDEHHWFTEAKQSKQSPYHDYFVWRDAGESREHPNNWISFFSGPAWEYNPQTDEYYLHYFSKKQPDLNWENPNVREEVQGIMEFWLAKGVDGFRMDVIGLISKPPGLPDIPEDTHDIGAFYNNGPRLHEFLQDIHAKVLSRYDCMTVGECPGATAEDALLLCGEDRRELQTLFHFEAMDVDKRSAEHYEVGKVSVPKLREVMQKWHDTLYGKSWNSAYLMNHDQPRSVSRFGDDDRYRIESAKMLATFQLTQWGTPYIYQGEEIGMTNCHFEPQEFRDIQMINYYREQRELGKSKEELLPGLLYKGRDNSRTPMQWDSSKNAGFSSSDNTWIKINPNYPAINVDAAERDPESILHYYRSAIALRKAHPILTYGRQELIELGDDALYGYLRKDEQEELWVILSFDAGEKPIRLKGLNQCQPLLGNYPAPSLKEEQLTLRPYEALVLKRH from the coding sequence ATGAACAAAAGTTGGTGGAAAGAAGCGATCGTCTATCAGATCTACCCCCGCTCTTTTAATGACGCAAACGCTGATGGGATCGGCGATCTACGGGGGATCATCGATAAAATCGACTATATCGCCTCCCTTGGGATCAACACCATCTGGTTAAACCCTGTCTATGAATCCCCCTTTGATGATATGGGTTATGACATTGCCGATTATAAAAATATAGCTTCCTGCTTTGGCTCGATGGCCGACTTCGATGAGCTACTGGAAAAGGCACATCAGCGCGACATTCGGATCCTGATGGATCTGGTAGTGAATCACTGCTCTGATGAGCATCATTGGTTCACTGAAGCAAAACAATCCAAACAGAGCCCCTACCATGACTACTTTGTGTGGAGGGACGCTGGGGAAAGCCGGGAGCACCCCAATAACTGGATCTCATTTTTCTCGGGTCCGGCCTGGGAGTACAACCCACAGACCGATGAATATTACCTGCACTATTTTTCCAAAAAACAGCCCGATCTGAACTGGGAGAACCCCAATGTCCGTGAAGAGGTGCAGGGCATCATGGAGTTCTGGCTGGCCAAGGGGGTGGATGGTTTTCGGATGGATGTGATTGGTCTTATCTCCAAGCCCCCAGGATTGCCGGATATACCCGAGGATACCCACGACATCGGGGCCTTCTATAACAACGGCCCCAGGTTGCACGAGTTTTTGCAGGATATCCATGCCAAAGTGTTGTCACGCTATGACTGTATGACGGTCGGCGAGTGCCCGGGGGCGACCGCCGAAGATGCCCTGCTATTGTGCGGCGAAGATAGACGGGAGCTTCAGACCCTGTTCCATTTCGAGGCAATGGATGTGGATAAGCGTTCTGCTGAGCATTACGAGGTCGGCAAGGTTAGTGTACCTAAGCTCAGGGAGGTGATGCAGAAGTGGCATGACACCCTGTATGGTAAATCCTGGAATAGTGCCTACCTGATGAACCACGATCAACCACGCAGCGTCTCGCGATTCGGGGATGATGATCGCTACCGGATCGAATCGGCGAAGATGCTGGCAACCTTCCAGCTCACCCAGTGGGGGACTCCCTATATCTACCAGGGAGAGGAGATCGGCATGACCAACTGCCACTTCGAGCCACAAGAGTTTCGGGATATTCAGATGATTAACTATTATCGGGAGCAGCGGGAACTTGGCAAGAGCAAGGAGGAGCTATTGCCCGGCCTGCTCTACAAGGGGCGGGATAACTCAAGAACTCCGATGCAGTGGGACAGCAGCAAAAATGCAGGCTTCTCCAGCTCCGACAACACCTGGATCAAGATCAACCCCAACTACCCTGCCATCAATGTGGATGCCGCTGAGCGCGATCCCGAATCGATCCTTCACTATTACCGCAGCGCTATCGCCCTGCGTAAGGCTCATCCGATATTGACCTATGGCAGGCAGGAGCTGATCGAGCTTGGGGATGATGCTCTCTACGGCTACCTGCGTAAGGATGAGCAGGAGGAGCTGTGGGTGATCTTAAGCTTCGATGCCGGGGAGAAACCGATCCGGCTCAAGGGACTCAACCAGTGTCAGCCTCTGCTGGGTAACTATCCGGCGCCAAGCCTTAAAGAGGAGCAGCTGACCCTGCGTCCCTATGAGGCCCTGGTGCTAAAGCGACACTAA
- a CDS encoding MFS transporter, protein MSISIDEKPKKKQMIFKSRGDATRAIILTFFIFLVVGYQAFVYGMLTIPMSEHFHIPQSRLIFYDSFGMWGQLIAMFISGFLISRIKGVNTILLGAVIMLVVQLLSVYAPNIELYTLCTFFTNVAVGFMLMPCTYLIAGSVEEEGKNQGLLSIVNVFFSIGATLSPFFTGLLIAKVSWEAVFFLNVILFMLVILVIFTLKIREYYEHEVNAMQAAAKQEKPAAGMQFITLPFVLTGLALFLMMYVEQIINYFFQPYLHSNMQISIESVGAIMMMYAIGQAGGRLLFGKFLLPKIKIYKYIMTATILFMLLLVVFLQLKTYLAFMVIGIVLGLADSCLYPSIYGYGIDQLDGTNSKAISILGCSGVLGIPFGTGISGLIGEHFDKTTAIAIAPVLLLVICILIFWIHKLRSQRAQSGAQEITAVASI, encoded by the coding sequence ATGTCTATTAGCATCGATGAAAAGCCAAAGAAAAAGCAGATGATTTTTAAATCCAGAGGGGATGCAACCCGGGCCATCATCCTGACCTTCTTTATCTTTCTGGTGGTTGGCTACCAGGCCTTTGTGTATGGCATGCTCACCATCCCCATGTCTGAACACTTCCATATTCCACAGTCACGCCTCATCTTCTATGACTCTTTTGGCATGTGGGGACAGCTGATCGCCATGTTCATCAGTGGATTTCTGATCTCCCGTATCAAAGGGGTGAACACCATACTGCTGGGGGCGGTCATCATGCTCGTGGTGCAGCTGTTATCCGTCTACGCGCCGAATATTGAGCTCTACACCCTGTGTACCTTCTTTACCAATGTAGCCGTTGGTTTCATGCTGATGCCCTGCACCTATCTCATCGCGGGTAGTGTCGAAGAGGAGGGGAAAAACCAGGGGTTGCTGAGTATCGTCAATGTGTTTTTCAGTATCGGCGCCACCCTCAGCCCATTTTTTACCGGATTGTTGATTGCAAAGGTTTCCTGGGAAGCGGTGTTCTTCCTCAACGTCATCCTGTTTATGCTGGTGATCCTGGTTATTTTTACCTTGAAGATCCGCGAATACTATGAGCATGAAGTCAATGCAATGCAAGCGGCCGCCAAGCAGGAGAAACCAGCCGCAGGGATGCAGTTCATCACCCTGCCCTTTGTGCTTACCGGACTGGCCCTGTTCCTGATGATGTATGTGGAGCAGATCATCAACTACTTCTTCCAGCCCTATCTGCACTCCAACATGCAGATCTCCATCGAAAGCGTCGGCGCCATCATGATGATGTATGCCATCGGCCAGGCCGGGGGACGCTTGCTATTTGGTAAATTCCTGCTGCCTAAGATCAAGATCTACAAATACATCATGACGGCAACCATCCTATTCATGCTGTTGCTGGTTGTGTTTTTGCAGCTTAAAACTTATCTGGCTTTTATGGTGATCGGCATCGTTTTAGGTCTGGCCGACTCCTGCCTCTACCCCTCTATCTATGGTTATGGGATTGATCAGCTCGATGGTACCAACTCCAAGGCGATCTCTATTCTTGGTTGCAGCGGGGTTTTAGGAATTCCCTTCGGCACCGGGATCTCGGGGCTCATCGGTGAACACTTTGACAAGACCACGGCCATCGCCATTGCCCCGGTCCTGTTACTGGTGATCTGTATTCTGATTTTCTGGATTCACAAGCTCCGTAGCCAGCGGGCACAAAGCGGGGCACAGGAGATCACCGCAGTTGCAAGCATCTAA
- a CDS encoding MarC family protein translates to MLAEKFIRDGIMLLATIDPVGTLSIFAGLTAGLSGRQQRRIAFKAICYSAIILVGAVVIGQVLLTAMGVKLISLQVAGGIILFLFGLQMIFGNPGGKKEQTETDHDLAVFPLAVPSIASPGAIMAVIVLTDNHLYSIPVQAGTTLILLGVLAITFLLMLAAAPILKVIGQNGAAILIRVMGMILAALSIEVLLSALGVPGWS, encoded by the coding sequence ATGTTAGCCGAGAAGTTTATCCGGGATGGGATCATGCTACTGGCGACCATAGATCCCGTGGGGACCCTCTCAATTTTTGCCGGCCTGACCGCCGGACTCTCCGGCCGTCAGCAGCGGCGGATCGCCTTTAAGGCGATCTGCTACTCAGCGATCATTTTGGTGGGAGCCGTGGTGATCGGTCAGGTGCTGCTGACCGCCATGGGGGTGAAGCTGATATCCCTCCAGGTCGCCGGTGGCATCATCCTCTTTCTGTTTGGGTTGCAGATGATCTTTGGCAACCCGGGGGGCAAGAAGGAGCAGACTGAGACGGATCATGATCTGGCGGTATTTCCGCTGGCGGTCCCCTCAATCGCCAGTCCCGGAGCAATCATGGCGGTGATTGTATTGACCGATAATCACCTTTATTCGATCCCGGTTCAGGCGGGAACCACCCTGATCCTGCTTGGGGTGCTGGCCATCACCTTTTTGTTGATGCTGGCGGCCGCGCCGATTCTCAAAGTCATAGGGCAAAATGGTGCAGCAATCCTTATTCGGGTGATGGGGATGATTCTGGCGGCTCTGTCTATCGAGGTATTACTGAGTGCTCTGGGTGTGCCGGGCTGGAGCTGA
- a CDS encoding MFS transporter, whose protein sequence is MDEAKPAVRKLLPWVIWGIGACYFLFDYMNQVVPGVISQDLESYLHINAEMVGVIASVYFLSYALLQIPIGLIVDHFGPKWPLFIAAIVATLGCVAFSFSTQAYAMILMRLFIGAGAAFSFVSCLKLVSNWFDSRLFATLTGLTNMVGMIGAIVAQAPLAYVTQTLGWRTTIECLAGIGALLTLLILLVVRNKPGPVSGKRTEPSASRGLQKSWQDLKHVFAIKEFWLIGIYAATINTAFAAVGALWGVSYIAERYQLSAVDAAGVNSLLFVGGLPVVLSSAGCRTRLACASCRCWGALCFRR, encoded by the coding sequence ATGGATGAAGCAAAACCGGCAGTTCGCAAACTTCTCCCCTGGGTGATCTGGGGGATTGGAGCTTGCTATTTTCTGTTTGATTACATGAACCAGGTGGTCCCCGGGGTCATCAGTCAGGATCTCGAATCCTATCTTCATATCAATGCCGAGATGGTGGGAGTCATCGCCTCGGTTTACTTTCTCTCCTATGCCCTGCTGCAGATCCCGATAGGCCTCATAGTCGATCACTTTGGTCCTAAATGGCCGTTGTTTATCGCGGCGATTGTCGCAACCCTGGGTTGTGTTGCCTTCTCTTTTTCCACCCAGGCCTACGCAATGATCCTGATGCGGCTTTTTATCGGGGCCGGAGCCGCCTTCTCTTTTGTCTCCTGCCTGAAGCTGGTTTCAAACTGGTTCGATAGCCGGTTGTTTGCCACCCTGACCGGATTGACCAATATGGTTGGGATGATAGGGGCGATCGTAGCCCAGGCTCCTTTGGCGTACGTGACTCAAACCCTGGGATGGCGAACCACGATCGAGTGCTTAGCCGGTATCGGAGCCTTGCTCACTCTCCTTATCTTGCTGGTGGTGCGCAATAAGCCGGGACCGGTTTCCGGGAAGAGAACTGAACCCTCAGCCAGCCGCGGATTACAAAAAAGCTGGCAGGATCTTAAGCATGTGTTTGCGATTAAAGAGTTCTGGCTGATCGGGATTTATGCCGCAACCATTAATACCGCGTTTGCGGCCGTCGGCGCTCTGTGGGGTGTCAGCTATATTGCCGAACGCTATCAATTGTCGGCGGTCGATGCGGCCGGGGTGAACTCCCTGCTGTTTGTCGGGGGATTGCCGGTAGTTTTATCATCGGCTGGTTGTCGGACAAGATTGGCTTGCGCAAGCTGCCGATGCTGGGGTGCGCTCTGCTTTCGGCGCTGA